A single Lynx canadensis isolate LIC74 chromosome D2, mLynCan4.pri.v2, whole genome shotgun sequence DNA region contains:
- the TIAL1 gene encoding nucleolysin TIAR isoform X2, with product MMEDDGQPRTLYVGNLSRDVTEVLILQLFSQIGPCKSCKMITEHTSNDPYCFVEFYEHRDAAAALAAMNGRKILGKEVKVNWATTPSSQKKDTSNHFHVFVGDLSPEITTEDIKSAFAPFGKISDARVVKDMATGKSKGYGFVSFYNKLDAENAIVHMGGQWLGGRQIRTNWATRKPPAPKSTQENNTKQLRFEDVVNQSSPKNCTVYCGGIASGLTDQLMRQTFSPFGQIMEIRVFPEKGYSFVRFSTHESAAHAIVSVNGTTIEGHVVKCYWGKESPDMTKNFQQVDYSQWGQWSQVYGNPQQYGQYMANGWQVPPYGVYGQPWNQQGFGVDQSPSAAWMGGFGAQPPQGQAPPPVIPPPNQAGYGMASYQTQ from the exons ATGATGGAAGACGACGGGCAGCCCCGGACTCT ATACGTAGGTAACCTCTCCAGAGATGTGACAGAAGTCCTTATACTTCAGTTATTCAGTCAGATTGGACCCTGTAAAAGCTGTAAAATGATAACAGAG CATACAAGCAATGACCCATATTGCTTTGTGGAATTTTATGAACACAGAGATGCAGCTGCTGCATTAGCTGCtatgaatgggagaaaaattttgGGAAAG gaGGTCAAAGTAAACTGGGCAACAACACCAAGTAGCCAGAAAAAAGATACTTCCA ATCACTTCCACGTGTTTGTTGGGGATTTGAGTCCAGAAATTACAACAGAAGATATCAAATCAGCATTTGCCCCCTTTGGTAAAATATC GGATGCCCGAGTAGTTAAAGACATGGCAACTGGAAAATCCAAAGGCTAtggttttgtatctttttataacAAACTG GATGCAGAAAATGCAATTGTGCATATGGGAGGTCAGTGGTTGGGTGGTCGTCAGATCAGAACCAACTGGGCCACACGTAAACCACCTGCACCTAAAAGTACACAAGAAA ATAACACTAAGCAGTTGAGATTTGAAGATGTAGTAAACCAGTCAAGTCCAAAAAATTGTACTGTGTACTGTGGGGGAATTGCCTCTGGGTTAACAG aTCAGCTTATGAGACAGACTTTTTCGCCATTTggacaaattatggaaataagaGTTTTTCCAGAGAAAGGCTATTCGTTTGTCAG ATTTTCAACCCATGAAAGTGCGGCCCACGCCATTGTTTCGGTGAATGGCACTACTATTGAAGGACATGTTGTTAAATGCTATTGGGGTAAAGAATCTCCTGATATGACTAAAAACTTCCAACAG GTCGACTATAGCCAGTGGGGCCAGTGGAGCCAGGTTTATGGAAACCCACAGCAGTACGGACAGTATATGGCAAATGGGTGGCAAGTCCCGCCTTACGGAGTATACGGGCAACCATGGAACCAGCAAGGATTCGGAGTAGA TCAATCACCTTCTGCTGCTTGGATGGGTGGATTTGGTGCTCAGCCTCCCCAAGGACAAGCTCCTCCCCCTGTAATACCTCCTCCTAACCAAGCTGGATATGGTATGGCAAGTTACCAAACACAGTGA
- the TIAL1 gene encoding nucleolysin TIAR isoform X1 — protein MMEDDGQPRTLYVGNLSRDVTEVLILQLFSQIGPCKSCKMITEQPDSRRVNSSVGFSVLQHTSNDPYCFVEFYEHRDAAAALAAMNGRKILGKEVKVNWATTPSSQKKDTSNHFHVFVGDLSPEITTEDIKSAFAPFGKISDARVVKDMATGKSKGYGFVSFYNKLDAENAIVHMGGQWLGGRQIRTNWATRKPPAPKSTQENNTKQLRFEDVVNQSSPKNCTVYCGGIASGLTDQLMRQTFSPFGQIMEIRVFPEKGYSFVRFSTHESAAHAIVSVNGTTIEGHVVKCYWGKESPDMTKNFQQVDYSQWGQWSQVYGNPQQYGQYMANGWQVPPYGVYGQPWNQQGFGVDQSPSAAWMGGFGAQPPQGQAPPPVIPPPNQAGYGMASYQTQ, from the exons ATGATGGAAGACGACGGGCAGCCCCGGACTCT ATACGTAGGTAACCTCTCCAGAGATGTGACAGAAGTCCTTATACTTCAGTTATTCAGTCAGATTGGACCCTGTAAAAGCTGTAAAATGATAACAGAG CAACCCGATAGCAGAAGGGTCAACTCTTCtgttggattttctgttttgcaGCATACAAGCAATGACCCATATTGCTTTGTGGAATTTTATGAACACAGAGATGCAGCTGCTGCATTAGCTGCtatgaatgggagaaaaattttgGGAAAG gaGGTCAAAGTAAACTGGGCAACAACACCAAGTAGCCAGAAAAAAGATACTTCCA ATCACTTCCACGTGTTTGTTGGGGATTTGAGTCCAGAAATTACAACAGAAGATATCAAATCAGCATTTGCCCCCTTTGGTAAAATATC GGATGCCCGAGTAGTTAAAGACATGGCAACTGGAAAATCCAAAGGCTAtggttttgtatctttttataacAAACTG GATGCAGAAAATGCAATTGTGCATATGGGAGGTCAGTGGTTGGGTGGTCGTCAGATCAGAACCAACTGGGCCACACGTAAACCACCTGCACCTAAAAGTACACAAGAAA ATAACACTAAGCAGTTGAGATTTGAAGATGTAGTAAACCAGTCAAGTCCAAAAAATTGTACTGTGTACTGTGGGGGAATTGCCTCTGGGTTAACAG aTCAGCTTATGAGACAGACTTTTTCGCCATTTggacaaattatggaaataagaGTTTTTCCAGAGAAAGGCTATTCGTTTGTCAG ATTTTCAACCCATGAAAGTGCGGCCCACGCCATTGTTTCGGTGAATGGCACTACTATTGAAGGACATGTTGTTAAATGCTATTGGGGTAAAGAATCTCCTGATATGACTAAAAACTTCCAACAG GTCGACTATAGCCAGTGGGGCCAGTGGAGCCAGGTTTATGGAAACCCACAGCAGTACGGACAGTATATGGCAAATGGGTGGCAAGTCCCGCCTTACGGAGTATACGGGCAACCATGGAACCAGCAAGGATTCGGAGTAGA TCAATCACCTTCTGCTGCTTGGATGGGTGGATTTGGTGCTCAGCCTCCCCAAGGACAAGCTCCTCCCCCTGTAATACCTCCTCCTAACCAAGCTGGATATGGTATGGCAAGTTACCAAACACAGTGA
- the TIAL1 gene encoding nucleolysin TIAR isoform X4, with product MDARVVKDMATGKSKGYGFVSFYNKLDAENAIVHMGGQWLGGRQIRTNWATRKPPAPKSTQENNTKQLRFEDVVNQSSPKNCTVYCGGIASGLTDQLMRQTFSPFGQIMEIRVFPEKGYSFVRFSTHESAAHAIVSVNGTTIEGHVVKCYWGKESPDMTKNFQQVDYSQWGQWSQVYGNPQQYGQYMANGWQVPPYGVYGQPWNQQGFGVDQSPSAAWMGGFGAQPPQGQAPPPVIPPPNQAGYGMASYQTQ from the exons AT GGATGCCCGAGTAGTTAAAGACATGGCAACTGGAAAATCCAAAGGCTAtggttttgtatctttttataacAAACTG GATGCAGAAAATGCAATTGTGCATATGGGAGGTCAGTGGTTGGGTGGTCGTCAGATCAGAACCAACTGGGCCACACGTAAACCACCTGCACCTAAAAGTACACAAGAAA ATAACACTAAGCAGTTGAGATTTGAAGATGTAGTAAACCAGTCAAGTCCAAAAAATTGTACTGTGTACTGTGGGGGAATTGCCTCTGGGTTAACAG aTCAGCTTATGAGACAGACTTTTTCGCCATTTggacaaattatggaaataagaGTTTTTCCAGAGAAAGGCTATTCGTTTGTCAG ATTTTCAACCCATGAAAGTGCGGCCCACGCCATTGTTTCGGTGAATGGCACTACTATTGAAGGACATGTTGTTAAATGCTATTGGGGTAAAGAATCTCCTGATATGACTAAAAACTTCCAACAG GTCGACTATAGCCAGTGGGGCCAGTGGAGCCAGGTTTATGGAAACCCACAGCAGTACGGACAGTATATGGCAAATGGGTGGCAAGTCCCGCCTTACGGAGTATACGGGCAACCATGGAACCAGCAAGGATTCGGAGTAGA TCAATCACCTTCTGCTGCTTGGATGGGTGGATTTGGTGCTCAGCCTCCCCAAGGACAAGCTCCTCCCCCTGTAATACCTCCTCCTAACCAAGCTGGATATGGTATGGCAAGTTACCAAACACAGTGA
- the TIAL1 gene encoding nucleolysin TIAR isoform X3, with the protein MITEQPDSRRVNSSVGFSVLQHTSNDPYCFVEFYEHRDAAAALAAMNGRKILGKEVKVNWATTPSSQKKDTSNHFHVFVGDLSPEITTEDIKSAFAPFGKISDARVVKDMATGKSKGYGFVSFYNKLDAENAIVHMGGQWLGGRQIRTNWATRKPPAPKSTQENNTKQLRFEDVVNQSSPKNCTVYCGGIASGLTDQLMRQTFSPFGQIMEIRVFPEKGYSFVRFSTHESAAHAIVSVNGTTIEGHVVKCYWGKESPDMTKNFQQVDYSQWGQWSQVYGNPQQYGQYMANGWQVPPYGVYGQPWNQQGFGVDQSPSAAWMGGFGAQPPQGQAPPPVIPPPNQAGYGMASYQTQ; encoded by the exons ATGATAACAGAG CAACCCGATAGCAGAAGGGTCAACTCTTCtgttggattttctgttttgcaGCATACAAGCAATGACCCATATTGCTTTGTGGAATTTTATGAACACAGAGATGCAGCTGCTGCATTAGCTGCtatgaatgggagaaaaattttgGGAAAG gaGGTCAAAGTAAACTGGGCAACAACACCAAGTAGCCAGAAAAAAGATACTTCCA ATCACTTCCACGTGTTTGTTGGGGATTTGAGTCCAGAAATTACAACAGAAGATATCAAATCAGCATTTGCCCCCTTTGGTAAAATATC GGATGCCCGAGTAGTTAAAGACATGGCAACTGGAAAATCCAAAGGCTAtggttttgtatctttttataacAAACTG GATGCAGAAAATGCAATTGTGCATATGGGAGGTCAGTGGTTGGGTGGTCGTCAGATCAGAACCAACTGGGCCACACGTAAACCACCTGCACCTAAAAGTACACAAGAAA ATAACACTAAGCAGTTGAGATTTGAAGATGTAGTAAACCAGTCAAGTCCAAAAAATTGTACTGTGTACTGTGGGGGAATTGCCTCTGGGTTAACAG aTCAGCTTATGAGACAGACTTTTTCGCCATTTggacaaattatggaaataagaGTTTTTCCAGAGAAAGGCTATTCGTTTGTCAG ATTTTCAACCCATGAAAGTGCGGCCCACGCCATTGTTTCGGTGAATGGCACTACTATTGAAGGACATGTTGTTAAATGCTATTGGGGTAAAGAATCTCCTGATATGACTAAAAACTTCCAACAG GTCGACTATAGCCAGTGGGGCCAGTGGAGCCAGGTTTATGGAAACCCACAGCAGTACGGACAGTATATGGCAAATGGGTGGCAAGTCCCGCCTTACGGAGTATACGGGCAACCATGGAACCAGCAAGGATTCGGAGTAGA TCAATCACCTTCTGCTGCTTGGATGGGTGGATTTGGTGCTCAGCCTCCCCAAGGACAAGCTCCTCCCCCTGTAATACCTCCTCCTAACCAAGCTGGATATGGTATGGCAAGTTACCAAACACAGTGA